A stretch of DNA from Noviherbaspirillum sedimenti:
GTTCAGCTTGAAAATGCCGCCAGCTTCGACCGGCAACAGCACCGTCACTGCTTTGCGATAGGTCTCGACATCCTTCTGGAAAGTTTCATCAAACTTGACCTTGCCGGATGGGAGTTGCGGCGTGCCGAGGCTTGCGCCTTCCGCCGTGAAGCCGAAGCGCTCGCGATACATGTAATAGCCGTCGGCGATATCAAAGCGTACTGCAATGGTGCCCGCGTCCTTCATGCTGGCGGAAAATTTGAATGCCTGCTCTGGCGGCAGGTACTCGTCTTCGGCGTGCGCGCCGGCTGTCGCCAGCGTCAATACAGCCAGAAAAAATGTTCGCAGCATAAGCGCGAAAAGTGCGGTAAAACGTTCAGACATCGACTTCCTTCCTGGTTTCCTGCGCAATCCACTGCATGTAGGCCGGCCAGCTAGCACTTGGTGCGATTGCAATAATTTCCGGGACTTGATACGGATGCGCCTTGCGGATGGCTGCTTCCAGTTCCGCATAACGGCCCTGCACGGTCTTGATCAGCAAGGTGGTTTCTTCCGCCTGCTCGACCTCCCCCTGCCAGCGATAGACCGATCGCACGCCGGGCAGGCAATTGACGCAGGCCGCCAGGCGGGCATTCACCAAGGCATGCGCGAGTTGCTCCGCGCTTGTCGCATCCGGCATGTTCGTCATCACAAGCAGCACCGATTCCATCATCACTCCCTCGGCCGCCCGGGCGGCGTCATGTCAGCAGGCGGCGGCGGGTAAGGAGCACGGCGACATAGAAGCCGCCGATGCAGTAGATCAGCAGGATGGCAAGATTGAG
This window harbors:
- the cutA gene encoding divalent-cation tolerance protein CutA; this encodes MESVLLVMTNMPDATSAEQLAHALVNARLAACVNCLPGVRSVYRWQGEVEQAEETTLLIKTVQGRYAELEAAIRKAHPYQVPEIIAIAPSASWPAYMQWIAQETRKEVDV